In the genome of Flavobacterium panacagri, one region contains:
- a CDS encoding lipocalin family protein, with protein MKNTFMILVLSLLFVSCKQEVKPEDIAKLNGYWEIEKVVFDKGEEKDYKMNETFDFFQIKDNKGVRTKVMPQFDGTFLTTDTFENVSVRFAGEHVFLDYKTDYTKWSEEIISLSDKELVVKNPQKIEYHYKKAAPINLLNDGKKTK; from the coding sequence ATGAAAAACACTTTTATGATTTTGGTTTTATCGCTTTTGTTTGTAAGCTGTAAACAAGAAGTAAAACCTGAAGATATTGCTAAGTTAAACGGTTATTGGGAAATTGAAAAAGTAGTTTTTGACAAAGGCGAAGAGAAGGACTATAAGATGAATGAAACTTTTGATTTTTTTCAAATTAAAGATAATAAAGGTGTTCGAACGAAAGTAATGCCACAGTTTGACGGTACATTTTTAACTACGGATACTTTTGAAAATGTTTCGGTTCGTTTTGCGGGAGAACATGTTTTCTTGGATTATAAAACAGATTATACGAAATGGAGCGAAGAAATCATCTCGCTTTCGGATAAAGAATTAGTGGTTAAAAATCCACAAAAAATAGAATATCATTATAAAAAAGCAGCACCAATAAATCTCTTGAACGATGGCAAAAAGACTAAATAG
- a CDS encoding Zn-dependent protease: MIQPLGNFEIKQSQKVFTEIKTINPNVVLRQNIDFPEKSFYKLRNRYRADSIIKNLKNSIGSDSVIVGLSHFDISTTKNNIKDWGVMGLGYMPGKACVVSDFRLSKIHRNSQFYKLVLHELGHRAGLPHCKIKTCLMRDAEGGNPLNEEKDFCKSCKSFLKNKGWQLI; this comes from the coding sequence TGATACAGCCTTTGGGTAATTTTGAAATTAAACAATCTCAAAAGGTCTTTACTGAAATAAAAACAATTAATCCAAATGTTGTTTTACGGCAGAATATAGACTTCCCTGAAAAATCTTTTTACAAGCTCCGTAATAGATATCGTGCTGATAGTATTATTAAAAATCTTAAAAATAGTATTGGCAGTGATTCTGTTATTGTTGGTTTGTCACATTTTGACATTAGTACAACAAAAAACAATATTAAAGATTGGGGTGTAATGGGGTTAGGTTACATGCCTGGAAAAGCCTGTGTTGTTTCCGATTTTAGGTTGTCTAAAATACACAGAAATAGCCAGTTTTATAAACTAGTTCTGCATGAATTAGGTCATAGAGCAGGTTTGCCGCATTGCAAAATTAAAACGTGTTTAATGCGTGATGCCGAAGGCGGAAACCCACTGAATGAAGAAAAAGATTTTTGTAAAAGCTGTAAAAGCTTTTTGAAAAATAAGGGATGGCAGTTGATTTAA
- a CDS encoding DUF721 domain-containing protein, translating to MAKRLNSESTISAVLQQIIQVNKLQPGMDQIDVRDAWKNLMGSGVNTYTKNVVLKGSTLYVELGSAVLREELSHGKSKIVKMINEELGRDVVKEVVLR from the coding sequence ATGGCAAAAAGACTAAATAGCGAATCTACAATTAGTGCTGTTTTACAGCAGATTATTCAAGTGAATAAATTACAGCCGGGAATGGATCAAATTGATGTTCGTGATGCCTGGAAAAACCTTATGGGAAGTGGTGTGAATACTTATACTAAAAATGTTGTTCTTAAAGGCAGTACGCTTTATGTCGAATTAGGATCGGCAGTTTTGCGCGAAGAATTAAGTCACGGAAAATCTAAAATCGTTAAGATGATTAACGAAGAATTAGGTCGTGATGTTGTGAAAGAGGTGGTTTTGAGATAA
- a CDS encoding nucleoside-diphosphate kinase, with protein MATNRTFTMIKPDAVANGHIGNILAMITNGGFKIVSLKLTQLTVADAKAFYAVHAERPFYGELVEFMSRGPIVAAILEKDNAVEDFRTLIGATNPAEAAEGTIRKAYATSIGENAVHGSDSDENAAIESAFHFAGREQF; from the coding sequence ATGGCAACAAATAGAACTTTTACAATGATTAAACCAGATGCTGTTGCAAACGGACACATCGGGAACATCTTAGCAATGATTACTAATGGTGGTTTCAAAATCGTTTCATTAAAATTAACTCAATTAACTGTAGCTGATGCTAAAGCATTCTATGCAGTTCACGCAGAAAGACCTTTCTACGGAGAATTAGTTGAATTTATGTCTCGCGGGCCAATCGTTGCCGCTATTTTAGAAAAAGATAACGCAGTAGAAGATTTCAGAACTTTAATTGGAGCTACAAACCCAGCTGAAGCTGCTGAAGGAACTATTCGTAAAGCATACGCTACTTCAATCGGAGAAAACGCAGTTCACGGATCTGATAGCGACGAAAATGCTGCTATCGAAAGTGCATTCCATTTTGCTGGAAGAGAGCAGTTCTAG
- a CDS encoding acyltransferase family protein has translation MVRERLISLDVFRGLTILLMTIVNNPGDWGNVYPPLLHAHWNGCTPTDLVFPFFVFIMGVAVPLAMPDKVYDDTTFNKILIRSLRMLCLGIFFNFFGKIELFGLDGIPLLIARLAVTIAVGYALMGSFSTKLKNIFAFGILALYLILAYGGFENYQDVRLPGVLQRIAVVYFVVSLLYLKTSRKTQFITGIVLLFGYWAVMTLIPVPGFGEANLERGTNLAAWIDSVLLKGHMYHETKTWDPEGILSTIPSIVNGIIGLFIGQILLLGATKINKAQRMGMIGVGLIFFGLMWDLVFPINKSIWTSSYVLYTTGLATVSLTTLYYVIDIAEYKKGFKLFVIWGVNPMLVFFASQIIPQALTMIRFQNPHNPEEQTNLLSYLYNFGIAPFFSNPMTASLAGALTYVAIWTFILWIFYRNKLIFKV, from the coding sequence ATGGTAAGAGAACGCCTAATTTCGCTTGATGTCTTTCGCGGACTAACTATTCTATTAATGACTATTGTAAACAATCCGGGAGACTGGGGCAATGTTTATCCGCCGCTTTTACACGCGCACTGGAACGGTTGTACACCAACTGATCTTGTATTTCCGTTTTTTGTTTTTATAATGGGAGTTGCGGTTCCGCTCGCAATGCCGGACAAAGTTTATGACGATACTACATTCAATAAAATCCTGATTCGTTCCTTAAGAATGCTCTGTCTTGGAATATTTTTCAATTTCTTTGGCAAAATTGAGCTGTTCGGTTTGGACGGAATTCCGTTGCTTATTGCCCGATTAGCTGTAACTATTGCTGTTGGTTATGCCTTAATGGGAAGCTTCAGTACCAAACTAAAAAATATCTTCGCTTTCGGCATATTAGCATTGTATCTCATTTTAGCTTATGGAGGATTTGAAAATTATCAAGACGTAAGACTTCCAGGTGTTTTGCAGCGTATTGCCGTTGTTTATTTTGTAGTTTCGCTTTTGTACTTAAAAACTTCTCGTAAAACACAATTCATTACAGGAATCGTTTTGCTTTTCGGCTATTGGGCAGTTATGACTTTAATTCCTGTTCCGGGATTTGGAGAAGCCAATTTAGAAAGAGGAACCAATTTAGCCGCTTGGATAGACAGCGTTTTGCTAAAAGGACATATGTATCACGAAACCAAAACTTGGGATCCAGAAGGAATATTAAGCACAATTCCGTCTATTGTAAACGGAATTATAGGTTTATTCATTGGACAAATTTTACTACTCGGCGCAACTAAAATTAACAAAGCGCAAAGAATGGGAATGATTGGCGTCGGGCTTATTTTCTTCGGATTAATGTGGGATTTAGTTTTCCCAATAAACAAATCGATCTGGACAAGCAGTTACGTCTTGTATACAACAGGTCTAGCCACTGTATCTTTAACGACACTATATTATGTCATTGATATAGCGGAATATAAAAAAGGATTCAAACTTTTCGTAATTTGGGGAGTTAACCCAATGCTTGTATTTTTTGCATCACAGATTATTCCGCAGGCCTTAACCATGATCCGATTCCAAAATCCTCATAATCCCGAGGAACAAACCAATCTTTTAAGCTATTTATATAATTTCGGAATCGCACCTTTTTTCAGCAATCCAATGACAGCTTCTTTAGCGGGCGCGTTGACCTATGTAGCAATCTGGACATTTATTCTTTGGATTTTCTATAGAAACAAATTGATATTCAAAGTCTAA
- the bshC gene encoding bacillithiol biosynthesis cysteine-adding enzyme BshC translates to MPTDCISFQSSGYFSKLMQDYLDQKEELKPLYNNFPTLENFEKQIAEKAANFDHNNRIPLVKTLEKQYENIEISDSTKQNISLLALENTFTITTGHQLNLFSGPLYFLYKIISTINLTKELKSKYPSYNFVPVYWMATEDHDFEEINYFNFKGKKIRWNAESTGPVGRLSTNGLEDLFEIYSKELGSSTNANALKKLFEDAYLKHEKLADATRYLANALFSSYGLVIIDADDADLKHAFIPFVKEELENQTSFKAVQKSIEQLSDYTVQVNPREINLFYIEDKLRERIIFENDKYLVNNTKISFSKEEILKLLESNPEKFSPNVIMRPLYQEIILPNLCYIGGGGEIAYWLELKGFFDAVNITFPILLVRNSVLLATEKQVKKADNLGLSWKDLFSKSENLINAVTHKLSPFPIDLTEQKEALEKQFNYLFELAEKTDKSFSGAVKAQEIKQKKGLENLEKRLLRAQKRKLQDQLQRVNDLQCELFPNHSLQERQANFSEFYLENGEQLIPLLIQKLKPLEHNFDIIII, encoded by the coding sequence ATGCCTACCGACTGTATCAGCTTTCAATCTTCTGGTTATTTTTCTAAACTAATGCAAGATTACTTAGATCAAAAAGAAGAATTAAAACCGCTGTACAATAATTTTCCAACCTTAGAAAATTTCGAAAAACAAATTGCTGAAAAAGCAGCTAATTTTGATCATAACAACCGAATTCCATTGGTTAAAACCTTGGAAAAACAATACGAGAATATTGAAATTTCGGATTCAACTAAACAAAATATTTCGCTTTTAGCACTCGAAAATACTTTTACCATCACAACCGGACATCAGCTAAATTTATTCAGCGGACCGTTGTATTTTTTGTATAAAATCATTTCTACCATTAATTTAACCAAAGAGTTAAAATCGAAATACCCTTCTTATAATTTCGTTCCGGTTTATTGGATGGCAACAGAAGACCATGATTTTGAAGAAATTAATTATTTTAATTTTAAAGGAAAAAAAATCCGCTGGAATGCTGAAAGTACAGGCCCAGTTGGAAGATTATCTACTAATGGATTGGAAGATTTATTTGAAATCTATTCTAAAGAATTAGGTTCAAGCACAAATGCCAACGCACTTAAAAAGCTATTTGAAGATGCCTATTTAAAACATGAAAAATTAGCCGATGCTACACGTTATTTAGCAAATGCTCTTTTTTCTAGTTATGGTTTGGTTATTATAGATGCAGACGATGCCGATTTAAAACATGCCTTTATTCCGTTTGTAAAAGAGGAATTAGAGAATCAAACCTCATTTAAAGCGGTACAAAAATCAATTGAACAACTTTCAGATTATACTGTTCAGGTAAATCCAAGAGAAATCAATTTGTTTTATATCGAAGATAAACTGCGTGAAAGAATTATTTTTGAAAATGATAAATATTTAGTTAACAATACTAAAATCTCGTTTTCAAAAGAAGAAATTCTCAAATTATTGGAAAGCAATCCTGAAAAATTTAGTCCAAACGTAATTATGCGTCCGCTGTATCAGGAAATTATCCTTCCGAATCTTTGCTATATTGGTGGAGGCGGAGAAATTGCATATTGGTTGGAGTTAAAAGGATTTTTTGATGCTGTAAACATTACTTTCCCAATCTTATTAGTTCGAAATTCAGTTCTTTTAGCAACTGAAAAACAAGTTAAAAAAGCCGATAATTTAGGTTTAAGCTGGAAAGATTTATTTAGCAAATCAGAAAATCTAATCAATGCTGTTACACATAAACTTTCTCCATTTCCAATAGATTTGACAGAGCAAAAAGAAGCTCTTGAAAAACAATTCAACTATCTATTCGAATTGGCTGAAAAGACCGACAAATCATTTTCTGGTGCTGTAAAAGCACAGGAAATAAAACAGAAAAAAGGATTAGAAAATCTGGAAAAACGTTTGCTTAGAGCACAAAAAAGAAAATTACAGGATCAATTACAGCGTGTTAATGATTTGCAGTGCGAATTATTTCCAAATCACAGCTTACAAGAACGTCAAGCCAACTTTTCTGAATTTTATTTAGAAAACGGAGAGCAATTGATACCGCTTTTAATCCAAAAATTAAAACCTTTAGAACATAATTTTGATATCATAATAATCTAA
- a CDS encoding serine hydrolase domain-containing protein yields MTKTIYGLLTALLFISCSKDSAEPDTTPSESMYFPPLTGTTWETKSIAELKWNQNAVQPLLDYLELKHSKSFIILVNGKIVLENYFNNHTATTNWYWASAGKTLTSTLTGIAQQEGLLNINNKVSQYLGTGWTSETLTKENLITCKHLLTMTSGLDDATDDVDPEDLIYKADAGTRWAYHNVYVKLQDVVAKASGQTWQNYFNTRLRDKIGMDGTWIQLGVNSVYASTTRSMARFGLLMLNKGKWENNVILNEAFFNEATNTSQNINLGYGYLWWLNGKANYHLPQSQLTFQGSVIPTGPSDMFMALGKNDQKIYVVPSKNMVVIRMGDAADNVNLALSDFDKTLWEKINALYQ; encoded by the coding sequence ATGACCAAAACTATTTACGGATTATTGACGGCCTTATTATTTATAAGCTGCAGTAAAGATTCAGCAGAACCTGACACAACTCCCTCAGAAAGCATGTATTTCCCTCCTCTAACAGGAACAACTTGGGAAACAAAATCAATCGCAGAGCTAAAATGGAATCAAAATGCTGTACAGCCACTTTTAGATTATCTAGAGCTCAAACACTCTAAATCGTTCATCATTTTAGTAAACGGAAAAATCGTTCTTGAAAATTACTTTAACAATCATACCGCGACTACAAATTGGTACTGGGCAAGCGCAGGAAAAACTTTAACTTCGACTTTAACTGGAATTGCGCAGCAAGAAGGACTTTTAAACATAAACAATAAAGTCTCTCAATATTTAGGAACAGGTTGGACAAGCGAAACGCTTACTAAAGAAAACCTAATAACCTGTAAACATCTTTTAACCATGACATCGGGTCTTGATGACGCTACCGATGATGTAGATCCAGAAGACCTAATCTACAAAGCCGATGCAGGAACTCGTTGGGCCTACCACAATGTTTATGTAAAACTGCAAGATGTAGTTGCTAAAGCCAGTGGACAAACTTGGCAGAACTATTTCAACACCAGATTAAGAGACAAAATCGGCATGGATGGCACTTGGATACAGCTTGGCGTAAATAGTGTCTACGCAAGTACAACTAGAAGTATGGCTAGATTTGGCTTATTAATGCTTAACAAAGGAAAATGGGAAAATAACGTAATTTTAAACGAAGCCTTTTTTAACGAAGCTACAAATACTTCACAAAATATCAATTTAGGATACGGTTATCTATGGTGGCTAAACGGTAAAGCCAATTATCATTTACCGCAATCGCAGTTAACATTTCAAGGAAGTGTAATTCCAACCGGGCCAAGCGATATGTTTATGGCATTAGGAAAAAATGACCAAAAGATTTACGTAGTTCCAAGCAAAAACATGGTTGTAATTAGAATGGGAGATGCAGCAGACAATGTAAATCTTGCTCTATCTGATTTTGACAAAACGTTGTGGGAGAAAATTAATGCTTTATATCAATAA